In a genomic window of Curtobacterium sp. MCBD17_035:
- a CDS encoding GrpB family protein, with product MPTTAEILDFDEPPVPAGASPWVVPPKATVISVVDPDPEWPQLASTVSNLIIDALDVRALRVEHVGSASVPGLAAKPVLDLDLTVADPSDERVWLPRLEAAGFVLTVREPWWHEHRLLQGAPASNRAAAPVPGIPVNLHVFGPDSPELVKHVVFRNWLRHDTADRERYATVKRQAAQQPAQRMSDYNARKAAVIREIYERALAAAGFIEGD from the coding sequence GTGCCGACGACCGCTGAGATTCTCGACTTCGACGAGCCGCCCGTGCCGGCGGGAGCCAGCCCGTGGGTGGTCCCGCCGAAGGCCACCGTCATCAGTGTCGTCGACCCGGACCCTGAATGGCCGCAGCTCGCATCGACGGTGAGCAACCTGATCATCGATGCTCTCGACGTTCGCGCGCTCCGTGTCGAGCACGTCGGGTCCGCGTCTGTTCCTGGGCTCGCGGCGAAACCGGTACTCGACCTGGACCTGACGGTCGCAGATCCCTCCGACGAACGTGTCTGGCTGCCGCGGTTGGAAGCAGCGGGCTTCGTCCTCACGGTGCGCGAGCCCTGGTGGCACGAGCATCGCCTCCTCCAGGGAGCCCCTGCAAGCAACCGGGCGGCAGCGCCGGTTCCCGGGATCCCCGTGAACCTGCACGTCTTCGGGCCGGACAGTCCGGAGCTGGTCAAGCACGTGGTGTTCCGGAACTGGCTCCGACACGACACCGCGGATCGCGAACGCTACGCGACCGTCAAGCGTCAGGCCGCACAGCAGCCAGCGCAACGCATGTCGGACTACAACGCCCGCAAGGCCGCAGTCATCCGAGAGATCTACGAGCGCGCCCTCGCGGCCGCCGGCTTCATCGAAGGCGACTAG